In a genomic window of Candidatus Competibacteraceae bacterium:
- the rimP gene encoding ribosome maturation factor RimP, producing the protein MRQDLQKLRRVLAAVVETLGYELVGIEFHPRRDGSLLRVYIDGENGIGLADCQRVSHQLSGVLDVEDPIAERYTLEVSSPGLDRPLCEPGHFVRFAGSQVRIQLRELLDGRRKLLGRLLGMQADDVVIVDSEGREWRVPLERIEKARLVPEL; encoded by the coding sequence ATGCGCCAGGACCTGCAAAAGCTGAGACGGGTGTTAGCGGCCGTGGTCGAAACCTTAGGTTATGAACTGGTCGGGATAGAGTTCCATCCCCGGCGTGATGGTTCCCTGTTGCGGGTCTATATCGACGGTGAGAACGGTATCGGTTTGGCGGACTGCCAGCGGGTCAGCCATCAGCTCAGCGGCGTGTTGGATGTCGAGGATCCGATCGCGGAACGATATACCCTGGAGGTTTCCTCACCCGGATTGGATCGCCCCCTGTGCGAACCTGGGCACTTTGTCCGCTTTGCCGGTTCGCAGGTGCGGATTCAACTGCGGGAGCTGCTGGACGGACGGCGAAAACTGCTCGGACGCCTGCTGGGAATGCAAGCCGACGACGTGGTGATCGTTGACAGCGAGGGACGGGAATGGCGGGTGCCACTGGAGCGAATTGAAAAAGCGCGCCTGGTCCCCGAACTTTAA
- a CDS encoding DUF2069 domain-containing protein: MSRFWHAVTLVGYFGLFALLLLWFAWLEPSKRVPVSLVLVLLVGPLLLPLRGLLYGRPYTCAWSSFLALFYFSAGVFSAAGPMRRPWLAWLEIGFSLLLFWGAVFYVRARRVRKADTSRSEAAVTLQGTDRD; encoded by the coding sequence ATGAGCCGCTTCTGGCACGCGGTTACGCTGGTGGGCTATTTTGGCCTGTTTGCGCTGCTGCTGCTGTGGTTTGCTTGGCTGGAACCTTCGAAGCGGGTTCCGGTCTCACTGGTTCTGGTGTTGTTGGTCGGGCCGTTATTGCTGCCGTTGCGCGGCTTGTTGTACGGTCGGCCTTATACTTGCGCTTGGAGCAGTTTTCTCGCGCTGTTCTATTTCTCGGCGGGGGTTTTCAGCGCGGCCGGGCCGATGCGGCGGCCTTGGTTGGCTTGGTTGGAAATCGGTTTTAGCCTCTTGCTGTTTTGGGGCGCGGTTTTCTATGTGCGGGCGCGCCGCGTTCGGAAGGCGGATACGTCGCGGAGCGAGGCCGCCGTCACCCTCCAAGGCACCGATCGCGATTGA
- the wrbA gene encoding NAD(P)H:quinone oxidoreductase has translation MPEILILYYSRTGGTAAMARQVARGVEEVETMTARLRAVPPVSAVCEALEEEIPAAGPPYASLNDLRECAGLALGSPTRFGNMAAPLKYFLDATGSLWLAGALSGKPAAVFTSASTLHGGHESTLLSMMLPLLHHGMMVVGLPYTEPALSATRGGGTPYGPSHWSGLEAGNVLGAEEKQLCRALGRRLADIARRLAGA, from the coding sequence ATGCCCGAAATACTGATCCTGTACTACAGCCGCACCGGAGGGACCGCTGCAATGGCGCGGCAGGTCGCGCGGGGGGTCGAGGAGGTGGAGACCATGACCGCGCGCTTGCGCGCCGTACCGCCGGTTTCGGCCGTCTGTGAGGCGCTGGAGGAGGAGATTCCGGCGGCCGGTCCCCCCTATGCCAGCCTGAATGACTTGCGCGAGTGCGCCGGGTTGGCGCTGGGCAGTCCGACCCGCTTCGGCAATATGGCCGCGCCGCTCAAGTATTTTTTGGACGCCACCGGCAGCCTCTGGTTGGCGGGCGCGCTTTCGGGCAAGCCGGCGGCGGTTTTTACCTCGGCCTCGACCCTGCACGGCGGTCACGAATCGACCTTGTTGAGCATGATGCTGCCGCTGTTGCATCACGGCATGATGGTGGTCGGCCTGCCGTATACCGAACCGGCGCTGAGCGCCACGCGCGGCGGCGGTACTCCTTATGGCCCCAGCCATTGGTCGGGTTTGGAGGCTGGAAATGTCCTCGGCGCCGAAGAAAAGCAGTTATGCCGCGCCCTGGGGCGTCGGCTGGCGGACATCGCGCGCCGCTTGGCGGGCGCATGA
- a CDS encoding DUF4398 domain-containing protein produces the protein MSDARQAIRSAEAAGAAQRSPDSLAASQRLLQEAQKRLRAGSYDAAKQFALEARDQAIRAREKALQPSPIQLAPP, from the coding sequence ATGAGCGACGCCCGTCAGGCCATCCGCTCGGCCGAGGCGGCGGGTGCGGCCCAGCGTTCCCCAGACAGTCTTGCAGCGTCCCAGCGTCTGTTGCAGGAAGCACAGAAACGTTTGAGAGCCGGTTCTTATGACGCCGCCAAACAGTTTGCTCTGGAAGCGCGCGATCAGGCGATCAGAGCCCGAGAGAAGGCCCTGCAACCCAGTCCGATTCAGCTCGCGCCTCCCTAG